The Miscanthus floridulus cultivar M001 chromosome 6, ASM1932011v1, whole genome shotgun sequence genomic interval TACTAGCAATTTCCTTTTGCCCTATCTTCATCGCCGTCGGGCCAGGTGGCGTCACCGTCCGTCACGGCGCCATCGCTGCCCACGGGTCACCACCCCCACGGCGCCCATGAAGCCCATGCacacaatggccccgttcgcttgtcttaaagtttggcttgttcggcttgttttttcagccggaacagtgtttttctctcacaacaattcagccggtacaatgtttttcagctagtttcagccaaagttcagaccagcgaacagggccaataacGGAACCTTCCTTAATTATTGGGTAAGTCTAGTTTGCCTTCCTCAGTTTTACAAAATCAGAACTTTAGACTCCCTTAATTTTTGAAACCATTAGATTTATTCACTGGACAGTTTTGAAAGCGGTTTTAACTGACATTACGTCACCTTAACCATGAGAAAGTAAATCAGATTTTATGATAGCTTAGAATGTCAACTAAACTTTATAAAAAACTATAGaaatatttttcgaaaaaaaatatTCAAATATGTTAAAAAAGAAATATACAATTTGAAATACTAAAATCTAACCTGAccttagaaaattcatagaaaatttgttttaactcgaaaaagttatatattttttaataaaaTCATGGTCTAAGTTTTTGTTCCTGGTTTAGAATCATTTGAATTTTATATGTTCTCCTAAAATCTAAATGTGGGCCAAATATGAAATAGAGGATGCAAGCCATGACCAATCCTTGCAGAACGAAGTGTGAATCATCGTTCAAACTACAAACAAAGTTCCTCAACAACAATGTGTTGCTTAACCATCAAGACATGCACGAAAAAACcaattaaaaatataatccaaGTTCTGATAGCAGAATAACAACATGTATCATATTGTTAAACTTTGTAGCGCACTTTCTTATCCAAGGGATGTCATGACAATGACGTGCATCGGCGGTGGCTTTTGAGACTCCCGAGCCGACGTCTACGACTTAGCCGCCAACAAACGGATGGACATGATCACTTCCTTGTTCGCCACCATCATCGTAGGTCTACCCATACACGAAAAGCACATGAtagagcaagtaggtagtttGGACGGGCTTAGTACGCTAGATTCCAAAAGCACACTGTGTATTATGGCTTCTAGCTcagaaagttaaaaaaaaaaaaaaattcattcAAAGCTTAAATACAAAGTACAGAGATGTGGTAAAAATTATCTCATTGGAAGTTTTCCAAAGCCATATGGATAGTACATTTTCTAGATCGTTGACAGgagttcaatttttttttttttgagcaaccgAAGGGAGTTCAAGTGGTCCGGAAAGGCTACGCGTATAGGCATCTTGCTGGAACGCTGCACCTGGGCCCTGGCAGTGGTCGCCCACCTTCCATGACCCCATGTATTATGGGCAATGGTCGGAGACGTCGGTCGGTCTCGATCGTTTCGGCCTGCCGCGTGCCAAGGCACAAGGGGCCCATCCACACCCATATCTAATCCCGCAGGGAAACCTCGAAAAGCACACAGGGTGTGCGGCCGTGCCCAATGAAAATGATTTCTTGATTGCCCAAAAAGTTAGGAGATAAATATATGCCCAAAgatagataaataaataaataaaggctCAATGGTAATGCTCCACCGCCGGCCTCCGCACCGGCGTCGAGCTCTACAAcgatgagcctccattcgtccaatcATCAAGGCGATATTGCGCTGGAAAGCGcatattgcaagcgtatgtttcagatgttttcagaaatgtgttgcaagtgtttcacatcgatgttgcaaaagtagatcaggatgttgcacatgttgcaatggctatacacgtacgaCTCAAGTGtaggttccaaatgtttcatctgtttcagacgtatgttgcaagtgtttcatctgaatattgcaaaagtagatgtagatgttgcatatatatgcaagtgtttcaaatgttttcatACGTatatgtatgttgtaagtgttttcatCTAGATTTTTGCAacatttgcaatggctacacacgcgGTTTTAAGTTTTTTGTGTGTTtcggatgtatgttgcaagtatttcaattgtttcagatatatgttgcaaatgttcctctatatgttgtaaaagtagatctgatgTTACATATGGTGCAGTGTGACCCATCTATACCAGTCTCCTACTGTAGTTTTTAGGCCCACGTGCATGCGCATGGGTGTGGAGGGGGTCGGAAGGCTCAAAGCAAAACTGCATTTTTTATGTACTCCATGTTAAAGGTGGACCATCTATTTAACTTACCACTGTGGACCAtctatttaacttggtttgaacGAATAAATGGTGGTGTTCGCTGGTCTGATTGGTTCAGCCAGCCGGCTGGACCCCCTCACGAGGTACTGTTCATCAAACCAgccaaacaatgtttttctctcacaacaaaccagccggaacagtatttttcagccaagtttcagaccagcgaacggggccaataaaaCGACCTATGAAGCGTTCGTTGCTACTGTGGCAGATATTGAGAAATCTGGCGGGCTCGTTGAGGATTTTTCTACAAAATTGCTTAATAGGTAATTGTCGAAGGTGCAATTTACATGAAGTGCGGGGGTAACGGGGCTTTTTTCATATAAAATTACCAAGCCTTGTTTTTTTTGGTGAGATATAAACCTTATCACTTGACTCGAATGGACAAGTGGTCCATCGTCAGCTGCTCAAACAAGGCACacacacaatacaaaaatatactatagttgtcggggaccaatactagggtacctgaagatgaggagctaatgatcatcaacattgatttatccgagcagtcaagagcgcgactacagctccaaccgacccccaggcgcgcaagcttcgcctcgcccgacctatgGGGGCggactctgcctcgtccgacctctgggggatggctccgcctcgcccgacccctaggccacgggcttcgcctcgcccgaccccaaggccgcgagctccgcctcgcccgacccttgggttcgcgctctgcttcgctcgaccccaaggtcgcaggctccgtctcgtccgacggagacccataccgccgccaaccactccaggtccaagcgtatgggcctgggtcaaaactctgacgccaaggaagagaccgacacgccccgatgtaacccgcggccacgacgggccataTCTGAGGATCCACATCAAGAAtagcgtcgggcgtaccggtactgttctgcctaaccctcatacgaaaactgacaggcacgtcagttcaccacgacgtccgccaggacggagAGGAGCGCCGTGACCGgtagacgacgcctgcgcatggcgtcaGTGACGGACAAGACCGCGACGTGgtgccgtccctgttgacatctactgTGTCAGCGGGactcgcatgaaggagaaggactcgACGACCCTGATGGCCTTCGGCTCTCTCTCTGGTTCTTCTCTTttccctccgctgtaacccgtgtTTTTCCTTGGTCTATAAAGGGAAAGCAGGACGTCCCATTAGGGGACATGGGAGCGATCCAGGCTAGACCCGATCAAACCACCACGAACCCATCTAACCtcgaaccgatcagaacacaacacaagcacacggctgagcagcaaccgagctctcggcacccgttcactctttccatcagagacttgggacatgtccctctctcgtctatttgtaacccctactataaactttcagtgctagtaacatgagcagcaacgacgaactggacatagggacattctgcccgaaccagtataaacctcgtgtcctctgaacacaccatccgagccagacgcgtaatactagaaatttactcgttggtggtaactcgaaacaccgacaatagcaTTATTGCTTTAACTTTATTAGGGATACTTGCTGCCTCTGGCACTGCCAAGCACAAGACCCTGAAGCACAACAGTGCACACGGCTCCTGCAGAAACAAGCACGTACGATACAAGGTCCATCACGACAATCACGCGCCAAACCTCTCTCTGTCACGTGGGGCATTGTAGTCGATGTTGGGGCCAGCGGGGATAATCCCGTAGGGGTTTATAGACGGATGGCTTCCGTAGTAGTGCTTCCTGATGTGCTCCACGTTGACAGTGCTGCTAATGCCAGGGATCTGGTAGATGTCCTTGGTGTAGTTGAACAGGTTTGGGTATTCCCTCAGGAGCTTCTTGTTGCATTTGAAGTGGACGGCATAGACCTGTGATTGATAGGCTAGGTCAAATCTATGTACAAGGAACATTAAGCTCCTAGAAATGCATTTCTAATTCAGTCACATGTTAATTTTATCACCACGAATGAAAAAAAAGGGAACTCCATATGAAACATACGGTATAATGGGAGTTTGATGGTACAGAAAATGACTGTATAAAGACTTTGCATAATTACCTCTTACTAGGTTCTCACAGCTCATGTGCCTAGAACAAGTAATGGTTTACTGTTTtacctagttttatattttctgaaTATCGGTATAAAAGAACCCTTTATGCTCAGAGTTCATATCAGATCTGCACTAAATTGAGGATCAAGATGAAATCTTCACGTATGTGCTTGAATGAGTGTACTGTAGTTCATTCCACCCAAACAGTGTGCTGATACTCGATCAGTTAATAAACAAACAAACTGTTATTTTGCATGGAACAAACAGGACAAGTGACAGCCTGAAAAGGAACAAATCTCGCAGAAAGAAAACGACAATCAAATGATTTGTGTTCTGATGACTGATCTGCAAGATCTCAGTAGTTTACCTCATCGAATCGAATGAGAGTCACAAACAGGCGAATATCAGCCTCAGTCAGCTGGTTGCCACAAATATAGCGTTGCTTGCCAAGCATCTCCTCACATTTGTCCAGAGCCTCATATAATCTGGCCACAGCCTAGACACATTGAACAACAAGACAAGGTTCGATTAGCACATGATAGATGCTGTCTGATCATCTGACCAAACCAATTAACCAATCCCAGTCTCAGAGACGGTATGTAACAGGCgcatgcagctgcagctgcagcagtGCACCTCGTCGTATGGCCCTTGCTTCTTGGCGAATCCGCACTTGTAGACGCCGTTGTTGATGGCGTCGTAGACCAGTTCATTGACCTCGTCGATGGAGGCCCGGAGGTGCGCCGGGTAGAGGTCCAGCCCGGGGTTCCCGGCGATGTCGTTGAACTCGGTGTTGAGCATCCGGATGATCTCGGAGCTCTCGTTGTTCACCACCGTCTTGAGCTGCTTGTCCCACAGGACCTGCAACGCACGCAATGCAATAGAACAGTGGAATCAGCTCGGCTGTTGTGTTCTGCGTGCTGGAAAGGAGAACAGATCCTCTGCTTCTTTGGTGGATTTGGGTTTGGATTTGGAGTCGGAGGCTCACGCACGGGGACGCTTGGCTTGCCGGTGTAGTTGGCGCTGGCGATCTCGTAGAGCTCCCTGACGCTCCTGGCGCCGTTGAGAAGGTCCGGCTCGGCGCCAGGCTCGTCGTCGGCGGTGGCGGGGAACACCCAGCCCAGATGGTCGTCGGTCTCCTTGGTCCGCTCGAAGATGGGCTTCACAGCCTACAATTCCGCGCGTCACGGGGAAATGAAATCAATCGACGGCCGAGCGAACTCCGAAGCCTGAGATCCGGGTCGCCGGCGAGCGAGAGCGAGGCTAGGGTTACCGACTTACCGTGACGCCGATGGCGTGGTCGAGGCCCTTGAGCTTGAGGAAGGCGAGGCACCGGGACGCCCAGGGGCATGCGTAGGAGACGTAGAGGTGGTACCGCCCCGCCACGGCGGGGAACCGGCCGTCCCTGGAGATGGAGCTCCGGAAGGTGGACGGCGACCTGTCGAAAGCGCCGGTGTCGGTGACCTCGTCCAGCGCTGACCGTGCCATCTGACGCGCGCACATGAGGAAAACAGAGCAAGGATCCAAGCGTCAAGCAAGAGTCCGTAACGCCAGGAGCTAAGCTAGCTTGGAGAAACGAGAAAGCAATCAAGCCTCCCAGGCCAGGTTACCTTGAcgggggtggaggaggagccggcggcggcggagacggagaGGGTCCGGGCGGcgaggaggcggtggcggtgggtgAGCAGGAGTGAGGATGCGGTGCCGAGAGTTGGCGTGCGAGTTAACATAAGCAGCAGAGTGGGGTAAAGCGGTGGTGGCGATCGGGGAGCCGGGAGGATGTATttgatataaaaataaaaaaaaaaactccccaAAGAGTGCGGCGGCACCAGATCAGCAGTCACCAGGTTCGCGTACACAACGCGAACGAAAAGTTTTTTTTGGGTGGGTACCGAAAATTTTGCCCCCACCGGGGCTCGAACTCCGGTCGGCAGGCTGAGGCCTTAGAGCGTCCACAGTGTGTTGAACCGGCCCTGGGTCTTAGCTGGGCCCCACAGGTGATTAGACGTCATCTGTTAATACTAGCACAATGTATGGAACCGGGGATGACTCCATACATGGGCCCCACGTTAATAGAAAAATCAACCGATCCCCACGCTCTCCTTCCGCATTGCTGGCCACGCCCGATGCTAGGCAACGCCGCCCCCTCCACCTGCTAGCTATGGCGTCTCGTCCTCTTCTCCTTGTGTAGCAGGCTATGGCGCTCCTCCCTCCTGGCACGGCTGCGCCTCCACCTCCCTCCTCCGTTTCCTCCTCCCTGGAACCTCGTCCTCCTTCCTCTAGCTTCTTCCTCACCAGATCTAACGGAGCTTCATGGATGTGTCCCAGAGCTGCCGCTGTCGCCCCGTTGTCCGCATCTCGGAGCCCGCCACCGCCTCGAGGTCCTTCAACTCTGGCGCCGGCCATGGGCCTACGCCCAGATCTAAGGGCCGGGAGGCGCAACGATGGGGCCATGGGGGGCCACAGCGACAGGGGCAAAGAGAGGGGTTCTGACCAAGGACGGGGCCGGCTTCCAGGACGGCGGCGCCGACATCGGTGGACGACAATAGCGATGACGATGATTTCCTCTCTTCAGCGGCGCCCGCCTTCCGCTCGTCGTTACCCCCATGCGGCGCCAGCCTTCTGCTCGTCGTCGCCGCCCGATCTACTCCAGGTTCGCTCATCGCGGGAGCCCTCTCTGCCCATGCGATGTTGGCGTACAACAAGGAGGACGCGGCAGCATGAGCGTCCATGGTGTCGTGCATGGAGGCGCATCCTTTGTCGCCTACGGGATCTGCTGCATGGTTTGTCCCTCCCCGTCTAATAATAGAATTTTTTGATTTAGTCTAATAATAGATTTGGTGTTGTGCGGTAGTAGAATTTTCCATTCATTGATTCAGAAAAAAAGAACTTTCCATTCATTTAGGCTTACAGCAacaataataaaaaaactaaaatagcAAGATACTTGCAAAGCACATCTACAGATTACAGATCCTGAGTGTGCTGACCACCAAAATTTTGCCATATATGTTCCACTAGATCTTCTCGTAGACGTTTATGAGTCTCTCTGTCATGAATCTTATCATTGATCTCCAGCATTCTGGTAAATCCATGAATTGGTCCGTGGTCAAGTCCTTCAATTGGTCTCGTAGCTCGACCTTCTTCATATGTAGTGTCTAGATGCAACTGATATGAGTCCCTCTCATCCTCAACTATCATATTATGCAGAATAATACAAGCCATCATAATATCTTCTAGCTCCCGCCTATCCCATAGACGTGCTGGATGACGTATAATGGCCCATCTTTTCTGTAGAATCCCAAAAGCACACTCGACGTCTTTTCTTGCGGCCTCTTGATGCTGAGCAAAGAGTCTGTCCTTGTCAGTAAGAGGTAAAGTAATTGTTTTTACAAATGTTGCCCAGTCAGGATAAATTCCATCAGCCAAGTAGTAACCCATATTGTACTCTGAACCATTTATTGTAAATTTAACTTCTGGGGCTCTTCCTTGTAGAACTTGTGTGAACAATGGCGATTGGTTCAACACATTTAGATCATTGTTGGATCCAGGTGTGCCAAAAAAG includes:
- the LOC136459860 gene encoding uncharacterized protein → MLTRTPTLGTASSLLLTHRHRLLAARTLSVSAAAGSSSTPVKMARSALDEVTDTGAFDRSPSTFRSSISRDGRFPAVAGRYHLYVSYACPWASRCLAFLKLKGLDHAIGVTAVKPIFERTKETDDHLGWVFPATADDEPGAEPDLLNGARSVRELYEIASANYTGKPSVPVLWDKQLKTVVNNESSEIIRMLNTEFNDIAGNPGLDLYPAHLRASIDEVNELVYDAINNGVYKCGFAKKQGPYDEAVARLYEALDKCEEMLGKQRYICGNQLTEADIRLFVTLIRFDEVYAVHFKCNKKLLREYPNLFNYTKDIYQIPGISSTVNVEHIRKHYYGSHPSINPYGIIPAGPNIDYNAPRDRERFGA